A genomic segment from Arenicella chitinivorans encodes:
- a CDS encoding outer membrane beta-barrel protein, with translation MKTIILGLVFSLTSTSAMAERNFSFDILAGQAEQALVSPVAPAAFNISGDDLSFGLRGGYRFSDHLGAEIAYHDYGGAVQTRVDSALYVIDDESNLTAINLGLVGMFSIGDRLSINARAGIAVWELALRRRDTAFPGQVFRTGTDGEDPYVGIGLAYKISERLSMGVEYAWTDVNHKFIFMSGNSIEGTNDLRNLSFTVGSRF, from the coding sequence ATGAAAACCATCATCCTAGGACTAGTATTCTCACTCACCTCAACTTCTGCCATGGCAGAGAGAAATTTTTCATTCGACATTCTCGCTGGCCAAGCCGAACAAGCGCTTGTCTCGCCAGTGGCGCCAGCTGCCTTTAACATAAGCGGCGACGATCTGTCGTTCGGGCTCCGCGGAGGCTACAGGTTCAGCGATCACTTAGGTGCGGAGATCGCATATCATGACTACGGTGGTGCGGTGCAGACCCGAGTAGATTCAGCGCTCTACGTTATTGATGATGAGAGTAATCTCACCGCAATCAATCTAGGCCTTGTCGGAATGTTCTCCATAGGAGACAGGCTAAGCATCAATGCTAGAGCAGGCATTGCTGTTTGGGAGTTGGCACTTAGGCGTCGTGACACGGCGTTTCCTGGGCAAGTATTTAGAACAGGAACTGACGGCGAGGATCCCTACGTGGGCATTGGTCTTGCATATAAGATATCTGAGCGACTTTCTATGGGTGTCGAGTACGCATGGACGGACGTAAATCACAAATTTATATTCATGAGTGGCAACAGCATTGAAGGTACCAATGACCTGCGAAACCTGTCTTTCACAGTCGGTTCTCGGTTCTAG
- a CDS encoding acyltransferase family protein, translated as MLTYRPDIDGLRAIAVASVVLYHLQETWLPGGFVGVDIFFVISGYLITKLIHSELIETGRFSFKHFYVRRIRRLLPALLATFLFCMVFAYWLFSPTHLIEFAQSLVAAIFSVSNIFFWNLSDYFDADVAFKPLLHTWSLSVEEQFYLIWPALLTGLFAIKRKSFIPIVVLLLGVASLLLNIALFSDNSGLLAWLTSTDSETTLSAAATAFYWLPFRVFEFVIGALLVWTRGPQRRIVAEGLFAIGLVMVLSSFLLLNSKMIFPSVTALIPTLGAALMIYSGAKHRLSWIVSNRGMVGLGLISYSLYLIHWPMIVFYTYWIARDLTLLDTAMLIVVSVLLAYLMVRYIEQPFRKIKVGATNSNSSPNRPFLLASTLAALLTVAISLNAVTSKGWLWRHPADVVAQLSYQKGDYTDFFWANIKRLENGFKNDNRNKVLIIGDSMAADLVNVLIAADADHQLDIAAVIIGDNCKSLFGFSSNQYQRLYGGAATRCEREHARVLEQLHLFKAADSIVLASHLWHLNQVNAIPKTVAHLKSLTKAKVMVLGSKVQINNGIQFVSRHAFSPQSHELRTPPHPKTVEINTQLKELADDYIYFDLLDRFCNTHGCQRLTKDGYVIIFDENHLSENGAKFLAQDIHDTDWFQHLLSSN; from the coding sequence ATGCTCACATACCGCCCAGATATAGACGGATTACGCGCCATCGCGGTGGCGAGTGTGGTGCTCTACCACTTGCAAGAAACGTGGTTGCCAGGTGGCTTTGTTGGCGTTGATATTTTCTTTGTCATCAGCGGCTACTTGATCACCAAACTCATTCATTCGGAATTGATAGAGACTGGTAGGTTTAGTTTTAAGCACTTTTACGTTCGCCGCATCCGCAGACTGCTACCCGCATTGTTAGCCACCTTTCTGTTTTGCATGGTCTTTGCGTATTGGCTGTTTTCGCCAACGCACCTTATTGAGTTTGCGCAGTCTTTAGTCGCGGCAATTTTCAGTGTCAGTAATATTTTCTTTTGGAACCTCAGCGATTACTTTGACGCCGACGTCGCATTCAAGCCGCTGTTGCACACTTGGTCTTTGTCAGTCGAGGAGCAGTTTTATTTAATTTGGCCGGCGCTCTTGACCGGCCTATTTGCGATTAAACGAAAGTCATTCATACCCATCGTTGTATTGCTGTTGGGGGTAGCAAGTCTGCTGTTGAACATCGCACTATTCAGTGACAACAGCGGGCTGCTAGCATGGTTGACTTCGACCGACAGTGAGACGACGCTCAGTGCCGCCGCCACTGCGTTTTACTGGCTGCCGTTTCGCGTATTTGAGTTTGTGATTGGGGCGTTACTGGTTTGGACCAGGGGCCCGCAACGCCGGATTGTCGCCGAGGGTCTTTTTGCCATCGGTCTCGTCATGGTATTGAGCTCGTTTCTTCTGCTCAACAGCAAAATGATTTTCCCGTCCGTGACTGCGTTGATACCAACCTTGGGCGCGGCGCTCATGATCTACAGCGGCGCTAAGCATCGATTAAGTTGGATTGTGTCTAATCGGGGCATGGTAGGCCTGGGCTTAATAAGCTATTCGCTGTATCTAATTCATTGGCCGATGATTGTGTTTTACACCTATTGGATTGCGCGCGACCTCACACTATTGGATACGGCCATGTTGATCGTCGTCTCAGTGCTGCTTGCCTATCTGATGGTTCGGTACATTGAACAACCATTTAGGAAAATAAAAGTTGGTGCTACCAACTCCAACTCATCACCAAACCGACCTTTTCTACTGGCCTCCACACTCGCCGCGTTACTCACTGTTGCAATCAGTCTAAACGCGGTGACGTCGAAAGGCTGGTTGTGGCGCCACCCGGCCGACGTTGTCGCACAGCTTAGCTACCAAAAAGGCGACTACACCGACTTCTTTTGGGCCAACATTAAGCGTCTTGAGAATGGCTTTAAAAACGATAATCGCAACAAAGTTCTGATTATCGGTGACAGTATGGCGGCCGATTTAGTCAACGTGTTAATTGCCGCCGACGCTGACCATCAATTAGACATCGCCGCCGTGATAATTGGGGACAACTGCAAGAGTCTGTTTGGGTTCTCGAGCAATCAGTATCAACGACTTTATGGCGGCGCCGCCACACGCTGTGAACGCGAGCACGCGAGGGTTCTTGAGCAACTACACTTGTTTAAAGCCGCTGACAGCATCGTGTTAGCCAGTCACCTGTGGCACTTAAATCAAGTTAACGCGATACCCAAAACAGTCGCGCACCTCAAAAGCCTGACCAAAGCGAAGGTGATGGTGCTTGGGTCCAAGGTGCAGATAAACAATGGCATACAGTTCGTTAGCCGCCACGCTTTTTCTCCTCAGTCGCATGAGTTGAGAACACCGCCGCACCCAAAAACAGTCGAAATCAACACGCAACTAAAAGAGCTGGCGGACGACTACATCTATTTCGATTTACTCGATCGCTTCTGCAACACACATGGTTGTCAAAGACTCACTAAAGATGGGTACGTCATTATTTTTGACGAAAACCACTTAAGCGAAAACGGCGCAAAATTCCTTGCGCAGGACATCCACGATACTGATTGGTTTCAACACTTGCTGTCGAGTAATTGA